Genomic window (Macaca thibetana thibetana isolate TM-01 chromosome 6, ASM2454274v1, whole genome shotgun sequence):
TCGTGGCCAGAGCATCCCTGTCAGGGTATCGTGGCCAGAGCATCCCTGTCAGGGTATTGTGGCCAGAGCATCCCTGTCAGGGTATTGTGGCCAGAGCAGGGAAGGGTGGAGCAGGCCCTCCTGCTGTCCCTGTGGGCCCTGAGATGCCCGCTCCAGAGTCAGCGTCCCAGGAGCAGGCATCAGATGGGAGAGCTCAGGCTGCCACCTCCACCCCGGCTGCGTCTGGGGTGCGGCATGGGGAGACTGGTGCTTTCGCTTCTGCCCTGGGAGGTGGGTGGCTGGGTTACGCAGATCTAGAGGGGGATTTGGGGTGATACCCATGAAAAGAGTGGATTCTGAGCAGCCAGAAAATGACAAATGGCTACTACTGCTCACAGGAGCACTTTCCTGCCTCTGGCATTTTCTTCTcacccttccttttccccttcaGCCCATGTGAGTTGTAATGAACAAGCTGGGTTCCCAGTCAGAGGCCCCACTGCCTCACCAGCTGCCTAGGAAAGGACAGGAGTGTGACGAGAGAGGCTGCACACCTGGATGGTGGCCCCATCCATGCCCAGCGTCCTGAGCGTGTCCTCCATGGCTGCAGTGGCATCTGGGTTAGGCCATCCaccatcctttgcccactttcatATTCCACTTTGGGTTCTAGGGGTGGGCAGGGGCCCCAGACGATCACCTTTCCATACCCTTGGCAGAGTGATTGACTTGCAAAGGGGTCCCTGGTCCAGTTCTAGCCAAGACATTCCCCATCAGCCTCTGCTCTTCCTTTCAAAGTTGGCCCCAACAGGAGGGGAATGCGAGGTGCCCCAGCCATCTTGCTGCTACAGTGGGGAGCGCAGAGCTTCTGAGGTTCCCCACGCCCAGCCTGAGATGGAAACTGGCCCAACAGCACCAAAGAGAGGGAGAAGCTGGGTCCTGAAAACCCCATTTGAGTCCTggatccagctgtgcctgaagACCACCCTGGGGCTTTTTAATTACGCAAGCCAACACGCTTCCTTTTTTGCATAAGCCATTTGGAAAGGATTTTCTGTCATTCCCGAACAAAAATGACTTGGCCAAGAAATACAGTGGGGCGGAATGGATGAGGGAAAGAAGCTCTTAGGGCTCCCAAAGGCTCAAACGAGAGGCAGGAGTATTTGTATGTGCATACACAtgtgcaaaaaaattttttttaactgggggctgggtgcggtggctcacacctgtaatcctagcactttgggaagctgaggcgggcagatcacctgaggtcaggagttcaagactagcctggccaacatggcaaaacttcatctctactaaaaatacaaaaattagcggggcatggtggctgtaCGGGtgggatgcctgtaatcccagctactcgggaggctgaggcaggagaatcgctcgaacccaggaggcagagattgcagtgagcaagCGTCCTTCCTGCATCGACACACACAGACACCGCGatcacgcactccagcctgggcgacagagcaagactctgtctcaaaaaataaatatatacataaaataaaataataaaaacaacaaaatttggCCCTACTCTGCTAACGGAACCTAGAGAAGGAGGTTTTCATTCTGCTTAAGCCAGAACCTTAGAGCAAGAAGCTGCATCTTGGGAGACTCCTATGGTCATGGGGACAAGAACTGAAGACTCTTCCTCAAGGGAGATGTGAAAGTCAGGGGGTCTCAGGCAGAGCCTCCTGTTCTGGCTGCCCACTGTCATTGGGAGTCCCTCCTTTTCCAGCCTTGGTTCTTCTACTAATACGAGAGCTGCTTCTTTCCGCTGGCACATAACCTCATCTTTCAAATGCAACTCAGCTTTCAAAATCAACAAACAATACTGTGATGACCTCGTATTCCTGCTGGCTCTGTCACTGCAGATCCTCGCCCCGCCCCCGCCTTTCCCTGCCTGGTCTCCTCAGTCTGAGAACAGAGCCCACCCTCTCTCTGAGATTGTTTTCCCTCCCTCTGTGACCTCTGTCCAACCCCGCTGCTCTGTTGAAACCACTGTGTCTGCAACCCCAGACACGGCTGGCAGAATCCCCTGAGTGGGTCATCCTCTCTGGTGTCCACTCAGCTCTGCCCCCTCACCTGCCAGCTTGCCCATCTCCAAAGCCAGTCCACATCCACCACCCGGGAAACACGCACTCAGATCCGCCCAGAACACCCCACATGGCCTTGTGGCCGACCTTCCGCCCTTTTGCCCATCTGGGTCCTTGGTCctgcagtctctctctctgacctcGTCTTAGAGGGCATGAGCCATCCCATGAGCCCGCTCCACCCACGTTACTCAGCTCGCTCAGATggaaggggtcctgatccagagtGAGTGCTAGAGGACCTGGGTTTTCTCTGGGCCACCGCCCCTTCCACACACCCAGTCCCTGCACACACAGGCTCGTTCATTCACAAATCCCCGCGCTCACACCCACAGGTGTCTCCCTGCGCACACATCCGCCCGCTTCCTTCCTgcattgacacacacacacacacacacacacacacactcccacggCTTCCCCTTCCTGCAGACATGCGCCCACACATCCCTAACACGGGATGGGAGGAAATTTTGTCTTCTGCAAGGAGTTTTTATCCTCaggtgggcggggtgggggggatTAAGTATAGGCTATTTGCAAGTCTGAGGGAATTTACTTTGGCATATCATGTAATTCTAGAGAGAGGCAGGAAGTCGAAAGGGGAAAAGGTGGGGGCCAGAGAAACGAGGGAGGGGCCCCAGTAAATCATTGGTCCACCTTGCCATTCAGCCAGCACCTGGCGGCAGGGCCTGAAGACCCACTGGCTGCTTCGGTAGCTTTCCAGGTGCCTCACGAACATACTCAGAACGTTGGAAAACATTTCTTTGATCaatgtttatttctgtctttgaatTCTATTTGCTGAGTATGAGTAAATGATTATATATCATAATGCTTACTATTTAGTTGTTAGATGTAGACCTTTGTCAAATACCTCACTAAAGGCTCCACCTACATTAATTTACAGCATTAATTTAAATCTTCAGAGCCCTATGGGTAGATATTTATATAATCCCCATTACacagatgaggatactgaggctcCAAAGTGCCCAAGGTCATAAATTGAAGGTGGCAGAACTGCAGGTTTGAGTTCAAGTCTGCAGACAATTCAGCCCTAATCTCAACCATCAGGATGTAATTAATGCCTTATGCTTTAGAAATTCCCATAGATCTGGAAATCTAAGATGGCTACAACATAATTTAGCAgttatttgggaaaataaaattgtctGGTATGCGTATGTTAACACTTTGTTGTTCTGAGCCTTTCTTGTAAAATCCAGTTAATGTGAGCTTCCCAAGGCTAGAAACAGATCGGATTTATCCTTCCACCCAGGTATTCTGCAGAACATCACTTGGCCAATAGGAGGTGCCCAGCCAATGTTGAAAGTAAATTAAATGAAGTGAAATTCAGGTTTTTGCTCTAGATGTGTGCCAAATAAGCTCATTAAGGGACTGGcaacaacaaaattaacattGAGTGATAAGTCCTTTAGAGGCCAAGAGGCCTGGCCGCTCTTCCTAGCTTTGTAGCAGCTGTTAGCAAACTTGGAAAACCCAAACGTGGTGTGAGGAAGGCCACATGCGGAATTCACACTTGAGGCTGCACAGGTTGTGACCTGGAGAGCCATTTTCCAGATTCTGAACACCCATCTCTCCCTTGGTCTGCGTTTCTCACAGGCCTGAGTCCCGCACACACAAACTTGTGTTTCTTACACACTCATAGGAAAAACGTGCCTTGCACGCTTGACAACATGCTGCAGAGGAGGACGTGCAGTCTGGATGTGAATGTGGGTCTAAGCCGCAGCAGGAGTCTTCTTGTCTGCGAGACGCGCCTGGCATTCACTGAGCAGGGCTGGCGTGAGCATGAGTGCCGGTCCACGTGAAGCGCTTAGCACGGAGCCTGGCACCGGGGGCGCTGGGGAAGACAGTTGATCCCAACCACTTTCTTGCACATTTCTGACACGGCTGCTGATTCCTGCCAGGCAGGCCCCGGGTGCCTGGGATTCAGCAAGACTTCCTCATCGCCTTTTTAAACCTGCTCTGCTCAAGCCTCAGCTCTTGGTGATTTCCTGAAGATGCTGCCACCGGGGAAGAGCCTCCCAGTCCTCAAATCCCGAGCCCATGCCTTTTATCCCTGCCAGGTTTCCATTTCCAGTTTGCTCCTAACCTGGCCCTTCTCCCCTGCCCCGGCCCCCCGGGACGTGTGAGAGAGAGCCAGACAATAGTAAACGGAATTCAGTCacacacatggaaaaaaaaaaaaaagattatgaaaatgaaaagtaaataaatacggATGTTGAGGACCTAATTCTGATAAGCGGATTTTCAAAATTAGCCATTTGCAAGAGTAGATTAAATGCATTTAATGTGGTGGGTGGAAGGAAGTCGATTAAGATGCACAGCAGACCCATTTCAGTAGATTCCGGGGAGCAGGCCTTGCAGGCCCCCTTCGCGCTGCGCATGTTTGCCGGGATAAACGCTGAATGCCTCTTAAGCGCACTAATTTGCTGTTGTCGTGCTGGTAAACAGGCCTCCTGGAAAGGGGCCACTCGCCGCTTCTGTACCCAAGGCGGACGGTGGAGCGGGGAGGGGCCCCCGGCCGGGCTGGGGCGGGAGGCCAGAGGCCAGCCTCGGGGGTGCGGGGGCTCCGTTCGCGGTCTGCAGGGAGGCTGAGAAGCGCCAAGGACAAAGGAATGGCACTGGCTTTCCCCTCACCTTCCCCAGCCGGCCGCCCCCCACCCGGCCCTCTGCAGAGAGAATTCTGGTCCCAGAATACCTTGCAGCTCCTTCCATGGCAACGGCCGCCTCCCTCCCGCACCGTTTcgcctctttccttccttcccgcGCCTTCTCCCCGCAGCCCACACCAGAGCCAGGCCTCCCGAGGGCTCGGCGCACCCGCATCCCGCATCCCCGGAGCAGGGACGACGGCCAGTCCTTCCCCCCGGAGGAGGGGCAAGCAGGCGCTCCCAACGCGCACGCCAGCCACACCTGCAAGCGGGAGAGAACCGGATCCCCAGACATCCCTGCCCTGTCCTTCTCGGGGCACCCACCACACTCGGGGGCTTTAGAGCCCTGAAAAGCCCGGCTGTGTTTTAGGTTTGAGGAAACAGACGAACTGCCTTACCGTGGCCCCGTGTTGGGGgatggcgggggtggggggtgagggtcGGGGGCGGTGCAGAGAGAAGCCAGTGATCTGAATAAACACCTCCTGACGTCTTTGAATGGATCCCAGCCAACGATCTGAAGTTGCGTCCGGGCAGTTCCTAGGACCTGAGGCTCCAAGTCACCATGTGACCCTAATGTCTCAGCCATGGTGCGTCTGTCATGGGGTGAGGGCACAGACAGCAGTCACCTGGCACTAACCCTGGTGCAAGCGCTGTGCTTCATTACTCCATTTAATTCTCCCAGCTGGGAGGAGCTGCCCATCACACTTAGAATAAGCTCCATAGGCCCTGCAAGATCTGCCGGGCTGCCTCTCTGAACTCAccccctccctcaccccaccGCTCCTCCCTGGGGACGCTCCAGCACAGCAGCCTTCTTTCTGTCCCCTTAGCACTCTGCATCCATTcctgccccaggacctttgcccttgctgttctctctgcccagGACACTCTGCCACTATTTACACCATGTCGGTTACTTGGCATTGGGGTCTTTCAATTGCCTTCACAACAGATATCACCGATCGTTTCACTGGTTTGTTTGTGAGTTTGTTGTCTGCGTCTTGACACCTTGAAAACAGGGGCCTTGCTTGTCTGGAAGAGCTGTGTCCCAGCACTGAGAATGGATCATACAGGTGTGATGGCGTGAAGCCAGGTCTAGAGCCCTTGTGTTAGGGGTGCAGAGCCCTTTTCACCCCAACCAATGCCACCACCTGGTGCTTGATGACCCCATGCACCAGGGCAAGGCAGGGATGAGTTCCCTTCTGTAACAGCTTCTGTCAGAGCTGCTCTCAGGGAGCCATAAGGCAAGGTGCCTTCTACTCCCTTGGAAGCAAGGCTCAAAGGGGAGGTGGGTTCTACTtctctcccatttcacagatgaggcagCTGAGGCACTCAAACTCCCACAGCTTTAAGTGGCAGAATGGGACTCAAGCCCAGACAGTCTGGGGTAGGGGAGGAGGAAGTGAAGGGGAATTCCGGCCCAAGAAGCATGACATCTCAGTCTAAGGGAGTTGTTCTCAAACGTTTGGAAGCAAGAGCATCAATCGCTGCAGTCATTTTTTGAAAGGTCATCTTCACGGCCCTGCCCCAGCGATGCTCACTTGGCCGGACGGACGCTGCCCAGCGCCTAGAGTCTGCAGGTTTAACAAGCATATGCCTAGGTGCTTCTGATGCAGGAGCTGCAGGGCCACCCACTCTTTGATTGCAACCGGGAGAGGAGGTGGTTATCCTGGCCAAGGACCAGAGGAGCCACCTCTGTAATGTTCCCTCCAAGATCACCATTCCCTCCTCCGCCCCCAGGCTCCAACCCACTTCCCTCGCAGTCTTCTGTTCAAAGGAGAAGGCTTCTTGCAGGCGGCTCCTCAGGAGACCCCAGCGCCGCTCAGGGCTCTGCTATGGAAGGGCTTCCTTCAAAAAGTCTGGGCCCCTTCTTCTGCCACACCCTGTCTCATCTTAGGTGGGTGTGAGGCCTGGCCAGGACCCCAGAGCCTAGCTGCGGGGGGTCGGGGCTTAGCAGGTGAATGAACCAGGTTGTGAAGGCGTCTTTGCCTTCTCATACAAGATGTAGTCCCGAGAAAGGACGCTGTCCTGTGTGCGGGGCTTCGCCAGCCCGCTGCAAGGCTGCTCCTGAAATGAGGCCTGGGCAGGGGGGCGGCGGTGGCCACAGCCACTGCGCTCTGCCTGGATGTGTGGCTGCTTGCCTGTTTACTTGATGGTCATGTTTCTCACAagagaggggcaggggcaggcagaAGCACAGCTTTGGAAATTTTAAATGCAGTGAACCCTTCTTGAGCAGTAACCTCATGCCAGGCTCTAGGCCAAGCACTGGACAAGGGTCCTCTTATCGGCACAGAGCACCAGAAGGTGACCCCAGAGCCTCTCATCCCGCCTTCCCCGAGGTCCCCCAGGCCTGTGGAAATGAGGCCCAGAAGCCGCACGGCGAGGCAGGTTTGACTTTGCTGCTATGGAATATGCGTGCTGGGTCATAGCCAGGTGCTGGTTGGAGCAGCACTGACAACCACCCGGGACACTTGGTGGGGCAAGCCAGCTGCTAAAATATTAAATTGCTTCCATCCCAGGTGGTGAGTAGCTGCTGCCTCTGGCCCCAGAGGCCTCTACTCCTCTGTCCTGGCCACC
Coding sequences:
- the LOC126956388 gene encoding uncharacterized protein LOC126956388 translates to MRVRRALGRPGSGVGCGEKAREGRKEAKRCGREAAVAMEGAASLPADRERSPRTPEAGLWPPAPARPGAPPRSTVRLGYRSGEWPLSRRPVYQHDNSKLVRLRGIQRLSRQTCAARRGPARPAPRNLLKWVCCAS